In Heptranchias perlo isolate sHepPer1 chromosome 7, sHepPer1.hap1, whole genome shotgun sequence, a genomic segment contains:
- the arpc2 gene encoding actin-related protein 2/3 complex subunit 2 has protein sequence MILLEINNRIVEETLTLKLENATGGTQPMIARSRFLFAADFDGVLYHISNPNGDKTKVMVSISLKFYKELQDHGADELLKRVYGTYLVAPEAGYNVSLLFDLENIPPNKDEIVHQAGMLKRNCFASVFEKYFNFQAEGKEGERRALIHYREDETLYVEAKKDRVTVVFSTVFKDDDDVVIGKVFMQEFKEGRRASHTAPQVLFSHREPPLELKDTDAAVGDNIGYITFVLFPRHTNPNTRDNTINLIHTFRDYLHYHIKCSKAYIHTRMRAKTSDFLKVLNRARPETEKKEMKTMSGKTFSAR, from the exons ATGATCCTGCTGGAGATCAACAACCGCATCGTGGAGGAGACCCTCACCCTGAAACTGGAGAAC GCAACTGGAGGCACGCAGCCAATGAT AGCTCGCTCACGTTTCCTTTTTGCTGCAGATTTCGATGGCGTCCTTTACCACATTTCCAACCCAAATGGGGACAAGACCAAGGTGATGGTCAGCATTTCCCTGAAGTTCTACAAAGAGCTGCAAGATCACGGGGCAGACGAG TTACTGAAGCGAGTTTATGGCACTTACCTCGTGGCTCCTGAAGCAG GTTACAATGTTTCTCTGCTGTTTGATCTGGAGAACATTCCACCCAACAAGGATGAGATAGTGCATCAGGCCGGCATGCTGAAAAGGAACTGCTTCGCCTCTGTCTTCGAGAAGTACTTCAACTTCCAGGCGGAGGGAAAGGAAGGAGAGCGACGAGCACTGATTCATTACCGTGAGGACGAGACTCT gtacGTGGAGGCCAAAAAGGACCGAGTGACTGTGGTCTTCAGCACCGTGTTCAAGGATGACGACGATGTTGTGATTGGGAAGGTCTTCATGCAG GAGTTTAAAGAGGGTCGGCGAGCGAGTCACACAGCTCCCCAGGTGCTGTTCAGTCACAGAGAGCCTCCGCTAGAACTGAAGGACACTGATGCAGCAGTGGGCGACAACATTGGCTACATCACCTTCG TGCTGTTCCCACGACACACCAACCCCAACACTCGGGACAACACAATCAACCTGATCCACACCTTCCGGGATTACCTGCATTACCACATCAAGTGCTCTAAG GCTTATATCCACACCCGCATGAGGGCCAAGACCTCAgatttcctgaaggtgttgaacCGCGCACGACCGGAGACAGAGAAGAAGGAGATGAAGACCATGTC